GCTGGCGCGCTTCGGCGTGCCGCTGATCGGCATCAACCATGGCCGCCTCGGGTTCATCACCGACATCCCGCTCGGGCGCTTCCGCACCGCGCTTGAGCCCATGCTCGCGGGCCAGTTCGAGGAGGACCACCGCAGCATGATGCAGGCCAGCGTGGTGCGCGACGGCGAGTGCGTGTTCGAGGCCACCGCCCTGAACGACGTCGTGGTGCACCGCGGCACGACCTCGGGTATGGTCGAGCTGCGAGTCGAGGTCGACGGCCATTTCGTGGCCAACCAGCGCGCCGACGGCCTGATCGTGGCCTCGCCCACCGGCTCCACCGCCTACTCGCTGTCGGCCGGCGGCCCACTGCTTCATCCGTCCGCGCCGGGCTGGGTGCTGGCGCCGATCGCGCCGCACACCCTGTCGAACCGGCCCATCGTGCTGCCCGACGCCGCCGAGGTCACGATCGAGCTGGTGTCCGGGCGCGATGCCAGCGCCAATTTCGACATGCAGTCGCTCGCCTCGCTGCTGCACGGCGACCGCATCACGGTCAAGCGCTCGCAGCACCGGGTGCGCTTCCTGCACCCGCACGGCTGGAACTATTTCGACACCCTGCGCAAGAAGATGCACTGGAACGAGGGACATTCCTGATGGCTTTGCGCCGTATCTCGCTGCGCGACTTCGTGATCGTGCGCGAACTCGAACTCGACCTGGAATCGGGTTTTTCCGTCCTCACCGGCGAGACCGGCGCCGGCAAGTCCATCCTGGTGGATGCGCTGCAGCTGGCGCTGGGCGAACGCGCCGATGCCGGCGTGGTGCGCGAAGGCGCGGCCCGGGCCGAGATCAGCGCTGAATTCGATGGCGTGCCCGCGCCGCTGGCGGCCTGGCTGCAGGACGCCGGCTTCGATGACGACGAGGCGCTGCTGCTTCGCCGCAGCGTCGACAAGCAGGGCAAGAGCCGCGCATGGATCAACGGCAGCCCGGCCACCGCCACGCAACTGCGCGAACTGGCCGACCTGCTGGTGGACATCCACGGGCAACACGCCTGGCAGAGCCTGACCCGGCCCGACGCCGTGCGCGGCCTGCTCGATGCCTACGCCGGCGTGGACACACAGCCCATGTTGAAGGCCTGGCAGCGCTGGCGTGACGCCCAGAAGACGCTGGCCGAGGCCCGCGCCGCGCAGGACTCGCTGCAGCGCGAACGCGAGCGCCTCGCCTGGCAGATCGGCGAAGTGGACAAGCTCGCGCCGGGCGCCGACGAGTGGGACGAACTCAATGCCAGCCACACGCGGCTGGCCAACGCCCAGTCGCTGCTGGAAGCGGCGCAAGGCGCGATCGAAACGCTGGAAGGCGACGACCACGGCGCCACGCGCGCGCTGTCGCAAGGCATGAACCTGCTGCAGGCGCAGGAAGGGATCGAGCCGGCGTTTCGCGAGATCGCGCAGGTGCTGGCGTCCAGCCTGGCGCAGGCGGAAGACGCGGCGCATTCGCTGCACGCCTGGCTGCGCAAGACCGAACTCGACCCGGCGCGCCTGGCCGAACTCGACGAGCGCATGTCGCTGTGGGTGTCGCTGGCGCGCCGCTACAAGCGCACGCCGCCCGAGCTGCCCGCCTTGCTCGCCGCCTGGAAGGAGGAGCTCGGCCGGTTGGACGCGGCCGCCGACCTGGCCGCGCTGGAAGCGGCCGAGAAGCAGGCCGCCGATGCTTACCAGCGCGACGCCGGCACCGTGTCGAAGGCGCGCGCCAAGTCCGCGCCGCAGTTGGCCAAGGCGGTGACGCAGGCCATGCAGGGGCTGGGCATGCAGGGCGGGCGTTTCGAGGTGCACTTGCAGTCCGGCGCCGAGCCGCAGCAATGCGGGCTGGAGGACATCGCCTTCCTGGTGGCGGGGCACGCCGGCAGCACGCCGCGGCCAGTGGGCAAGGTGGCTTCCGGCGGCGAGCTGTCACGCATTGCGCTGGCGATCGCCGTCACGACCAGCCGGCTGGGTGCGGCGCAGACGCTGATCTTCGACGAAGTCGATTCCGGGGTCGGCGGCGCGGTGGCCGAGACGGTGGGCCGGCTGATGAAGCAGCTGGGCCGCGACCGGCAGGTGCTGGCAGTGACGCACCTGCCGCAAGTCGCCGCCTGCGCCGACCACCACCTGGTCGTCGCGAAAAGGAGCGACGCCGGCGGCCCCTCGAGCAGCGTGGCCCCGGTGCAGGGCGAGCAGCGGGTCGCCGAGGTCGCGCGCATGCTGGGCGGCGAACGCCTGTCGGGCACGACGCTGGCGCACGCCAAGGAAATGCTGTCCACCGGCGGCGCCGCGGC
Above is a window of Ramlibacter tataouinensis DNA encoding:
- the recN gene encoding DNA repair protein RecN translates to MALRRISLRDFVIVRELELDLESGFSVLTGETGAGKSILVDALQLALGERADAGVVREGAARAEISAEFDGVPAPLAAWLQDAGFDDDEALLLRRSVDKQGKSRAWINGSPATATQLRELADLLVDIHGQHAWQSLTRPDAVRGLLDAYAGVDTQPMLKAWQRWRDAQKTLAEARAAQDSLQRERERLAWQIGEVDKLAPGADEWDELNASHTRLANAQSLLEAAQGAIETLEGDDHGATRALSQGMNLLQAQEGIEPAFREIAQVLASSLAQAEDAAHSLHAWLRKTELDPARLAELDERMSLWVSLARRYKRTPPELPALLAAWKEELGRLDAAADLAALEAAEKQAADAYQRDAGTVSKARAKSAPQLAKAVTQAMQGLGMQGGRFEVHLQSGAEPQQCGLEDIAFLVAGHAGSTPRPVGKVASGGELSRIALAIAVTTSRLGAAQTLIFDEVDSGVGGAVAETVGRLMKQLGRDRQVLAVTHLPQVAACADHHLVVAKRSDAGGPSSSVAPVQGEQRVAEVARMLGGERLSGTTLAHAKEMLSTGGAAAPAGR
- a CDS encoding NAD kinase gives rise to the protein MKPLFRQVALIGKYPAAVAGSQAATIRAALEDIANFVASRGCEVVLERETAAASGLTGYASLDVPGIGEHCDLVLVVGGDGTMLGIGRQLARFGVPLIGINHGRLGFITDIPLGRFRTALEPMLAGQFEEDHRSMMQASVVRDGECVFEATALNDVVVHRGTTSGMVELRVEVDGHFVANQRADGLIVASPTGSTAYSLSAGGPLLHPSAPGWVLAPIAPHTLSNRPIVLPDAAEVTIELVSGRDASANFDMQSLASLLHGDRITVKRSQHRVRFLHPHGWNYFDTLRKKMHWNEGHS